A window of Fusarium musae strain F31 chromosome 1, whole genome shotgun sequence genomic DNA:
GGTCTTGGGTCTACATCGTACAAACCCAAAGCGGAGTGGCGCCGGGACCTACCTGGTGTGGGTTTGTTTGCGTTCTGACCTAGGGACGTTGGAGCCCGTTTGGAGGTCTTGATTTTGGGGGTCTCTGGAGACTTGCCACTTGATGATCTGCTGACGTCGAAAAGACGTAATCTTCTAGTCGATCTCATCAATTGATGAAACGTCACAAACTTGTACTTGCCGTGAAAGATGAGAAAATGAAACAGTTTCGTCAGCGTCAAAACGAGGCTAAAGCGTAGAGTATTGTTGAGCTCAAACAACTTCCCAAAACTGGCCATTTTTGGAGAAATGATTAGTGAACAGATCATGCTGGCAGCCAGGATGGGGTCAGATCATGGTactttccatcttctcccagTGAAGTCGCGAGAACCCCGGCTAAATCAAACACGTGCTTACGCATCGACTGTTCCTGACTTTCTAACCTCTCAACGCGTCTTTGTATCTAACGTCGCGTTACCCGCCAATTTGATTTCAGCTATCTGATCCACGCTAACGAGCGACAATTGTTGTCTACCTTATTCAAGGCCTCGACGTTCTTGTGACTTGTGAATTGCAGCTTTCTTATTAGTCAATGAATTAATCTACGTAATCGACACTGCCGCTACTACGTTCCCCTGATGAGGTAGTAGTCACCATGTCCAGAATCGACAAGCTTTCGATCTCGGGTGTGCGATCCTTCAGCCCCTCAATCCGTGAAGCTATCCAGTTCAATACGCCCCTTACTCTTATTGTCGGCTACAATGGATCAGGAAAGACAACAATCATTGAGTGTCTAAAATATGCCACGACCGGCGAGCTACCGCCCAACAGCAAGGGCGGCGCTTTCATTCATGACCCGAAGGTGCCGATATGTTCATTTGCTCAACGAACAGATCAATCAGATCTTGATGCTAACATAATGTAGCTTTGTGGTGAGAAAGAGGTTATGGCTCAGGTCAAACTCCAATTTCGATCGATCAATGACCGTCAACATGTCGCTACTCGAAGTTTACAACTTACCGTCAAGAAGACCACCCGCTCTCAGAAAACCCTGGACTGCTCCCTGGTTGTAGTCAATAATGGAGAGCGGACAACAACTTCTACGCGGCAAGCTCAGCTAGATGAAATGATCCCGGAGCGCCTCGGTGTTTCTCCTGCAATCCTTGATGCTGTCATTTTCTGCCATCAAGACGAATCCCTCTGGCCATTGAGTGAGCCGGCTGCTTTGAAGAAACGGTTTGACGAGATATTTGAGGCCATGAAATATACGAAAGCCATCGACAACCTCAAGGTCCTCCGAAAGAAACAAGTCGAGCAGCTCGGCAAGCTTCAGAATGACGAGGCTCATAACAAGGTGAACAAGGATCGTGGTGACAGGgccgagaagaggatgaaagcTCTGCAAGCCGAAATTGAGGGATCTCGAGCAACTTGTGAATCGATCAGTTCTGAAATGGAGGAAACACAAGACAAGATCCGAAACATCCGAGAAACGGCGAATAGTCACCTTGCAATTGTGCaaaacctcaacaccaagcgtGAGCAGCTTGAGTACAGAGAAGAGGCTGTCAAAGAATTGAAGGCCACTATCGATGAACTGCCCGATGAGGACGGAAAGCTCGAGGGTGACCTAGCACATTATGAAGACCGTATGCAGCATCTTCAGGATGAGGCCGACCAGAACAAGGCACAGTATAATGATTTGCAGACCGAGTTAGGAAAATCACGAAAGGAGCTTTCTGCCAAGCTTTCCGAACAGGGCAAACACCAATCGGACAAAGACAAGTACGAGCGTCAATTGAAGATACGCATGGAAACCATTCAGGAGGCCGCACAGTCTTATGGCTTCTCGGGCTTTGAAGGCGATCTTTCAGATCACCATGTGAAATCCTTCAATGACAAACTTCAAAAGCTTCTGAGCGAGAAAAAACGGGACCTGGAGCGTTTGCAGAAGGAAAACTCCACTGAGCTTGACCGGGCCACTGGCGTCATCACTGAGCTTGAAGGCCGTAAAGCTGCTCGCACACAAGACCGCGTATCCGCGAAACAACGAATGGGCGCTATTGAAAAACGCACTTCGGTGCTCCAGAACGAGTCAAGTCAGATAGACGTGGACGAGGGTGCCAAGGCTGTGCTTGATGGGCAGATGCAAGATCTGGAAAGCAGATTTCAGACAGCCCAAAAGATCTTCGAGAACGCTGATTGGGACCGCCAAATCTCTGACGAGAACGATAAGCTACATCAGCTCGAGAATGAGAACGATAAGCTAGGCCGGGAGCTTGTAGAATGTACTCGTCTAGCGTCTGAGCGAGCCCAACTTGATTACAGGAAGAAGGAACTTGCTGACCGCAAGCGCAAGCTTGATACCTTGACAAGCACCTGGAAGCCGAAGCTCGACAAAGTTATTGGCAGTGACTGGCGGCCAGAAACACTCGATTCCGAGTTCCAGGCATTGACTAAGGACCAAAGCAAGGTTGTCAGTGAGGCCCAGAAGCGTCGTGAACAAATCCGCCAAAAGCAGCAGAAAGTGGAATTCAAATTGAGGACTTCTAAGGAGTCCCATGAGAAGAAATCCAGGGAGGCGGCTACTTGCCAACAGCAGGTTGTCaatgctcttcttgctgttCGCGACAATGCTACCGTTGAGGATTACAAAGAAGAGATCGACGCCACTGAGTCACAGGTGGAGGAGCTCAGGAATGAGTTGAGCCTCTTCGACGCTCTCGTGGACTATTACACAAAATGCAAGCGCTTGCTTGATACCAAACGCAAATGCCAACTCTGTGATCGCCACTTTGATGACAACCAAGCTGCAAGTATGGAGCGCTTGAGCAAGAGGATCGACAAGCACCTTGACCCAAGAGGCAAACTTGATACAGAGAAAGACCTCAAAGACACCGCCGCAAGCTTAGAAAAGCTACGATCCGTCAGGGGATCTTATGATACGTATGAGCGGTTGACTGCCGAACTGCCTAGTCTTCGGGAAGAGTGCAAGGTTGCCGAAGCAGAGTTTGATGCCCTTGAGAGACAAGtagaagaacaaggatcCGTCTTGTcggctgaggaagagaagctgaAAGACCTGGAAGATATGTCAAAGACGGTCCTCAGCATTGCACAAACTGTCAAGGATATTGCAGAGTCCGAGAACCAGGTTGACCGTATCATGTCTCAGCAAATGTCTGGTGGGATTACTCGAAGCCCCGACGAGATTCATGAGCTTCAAGCTGGCCTGTCGGACCAGATGAGGAACCTGAAAAATCGCATCGCGAAGTTGACTGCGGATCGCCAGCGCACAAAAGACCAGCTCAActctcttgagcttgaaaaGAGCGAGTTAAGAAACAAAATTAGCCGAGCAGTGGGTCAATTAGACAAAAAGCAAGACCTCCAGAATCAGATCCAGGCACTGAAAGAAGAGGCTTCGCATCAACGAGACGTCATTCAACGAGCTGATGAGGAGTTGGAGACTATTGAGCCCAGCATTACTGAAGCAAGGTCTGCCCGTGATGAAGTCCTAAGACGCGGCCGGGCTAAGGAGCAAGTCATTGCTGACGCCCGTGATGCCGTAGCTAACTCTGTCAACGAGATGAAAATGATGGATGCCGATATTCAAGATTATATCGACCATGGCGGACCGTCTAATCTTGCATCTAATGAACGATCCATTGCCACACTTGAGAAGACAATTGCGAGTACTGAAAAGGAGGTCACAGACCTTACTGTTCGTAcgaacaagctcaagcaggACATTGACAATGGAGACCGTAAGAAGAAAAACATCAAAGACAACCTGAACTACCGCAAGAATCTTCGCACGATCGACGTTATCCGTCAAGAGATCGCTGAGTTGGAAGACCGCAATGCAGATGAGGATTACGAGCGCCTCCAGGCTGAAGCTCGCATGCAAGAGAACCACTACAATCGCCTTCTTGCTGAGCGAGGCTCCGTTATGGGATCTATGAAAaccaaagatgaagaacttGGGAGGCTCCTGCAAGAGTGGGAAATGGACTATAAGGACGCCAAGAGAAAGTATCGCGAGTCGCACATTCGCGTGGAAACGACCAAGGCTGCTATTGAAGATTTGGCGCAGTGTAGCTCGGCCGTGGACAAAGCTGTGATGCAATTTCACTCCATGAAGATGGCCGAAGTGAATCGCATTGCTGGTGAATTGTGGCAGAGCACCTACCAAGGAACAGACATTGATACTATTCTCATCCGCTCAGACAATGAGTCAAACACAGGCAAGCGCAGCTACAACTACCGACTCTGCATGGTGAAGCAGGACACTGAGATGGACATGCGTGGCAGATGTTCCGCTGGACAAAAGGTTCTCGCGTCTATCATCATTCGCCTAGCTCTGGCAGAGTCTTTTGGCGTCAACTGTGGCCTGATCGCACTCGATGAGCCCACCACGAACTTGGATCGTGACAATATCAAGAGTCTGGCGGAGAGTCTCCATATGATCATCAAGGCCCGGCAGGCGCAGAGCAATTTCCAGCTTATTGTGATTACTCATGACGAGGACTTTTTGCGACATATGAGGTGTAGCGATTTCTGTGACAGTTTCTTCAGAGTCAAGCGAGATGAACGACAAAACAGTGTCATCTCGAGGGAAAGCATCACAAAGATCTTCTAATGGGTGCACCAAGTACTCAAACAGGACAACTTGAGATTTGATGTCGGACAAATATGTAAAGTAGGCTGAGATATTATCAGCGTCAAAGCATTtttcttggcgttgagggACGTGTACAAATATCATCACATATTCGTCTATTGCTTGTTATTGCTTGTGCTCTGCGATATCCTGGTGTTACTCGTCTAGCACTTGGGGTAAACAGACGTTTGATTGTATCACCGGCTTCCTTCAGTGTTGGGCGCGGCGGTATCAAATCATGTCTTCTGACGCAAATCCGTCCCAAAATGCacgatgttgaggatgagaactGGTTCGATGCCGTCGTCTATTGCAAGGCCGTCAGGTCATTATGAAGAAGGGATACGAATAAGTCATATCAGGAACTCACACTGCTCGTCATGCAATTCTGAGGAGTTCATTCTAGCCAATCCTGGTCAAGTCTCAAGCTAGGTGAACTAGGTGAACTAGCTGGGGGAAGAGGAATCAAACTAGTTTCCGATGCTTAGTCAAAGCAAGGAGATCATCAGCCACGCACAAGAACCGAAGAGTCATTCCGGTGAACGATTACATGTGCAGTTGACTGTGGTTGTAGCGGCCTCCTCAAGCTAACACTTATTACATTCGTTAGGCTCATACACACAATAAGCCGAAGGATCATCTTGGAGGCGAGTACGTAAAAGGTTACGGAATTATGCCCCGGCAATAATATTCGGACTCCACACACACCCTTGTTCTTGGGGTCTTGATGTCGTTGACGCTCTTATTTCACTGCAATAGAATTATTTCTCCACCCTCCAAGAGAGACCAGACGGCTCCTTTTGCCGAATCGCTCGAAAAAGTTCCTGGCCTCGCCCTCGCGCCTCGGATTTAATTAATGAATACGGCAGTCATGGTTCTTGCGTGCGTGGTCCACGTTTTCGAAGAAGGGATCACAATGGACTTGGccacaacaacaactcaactcaatcTCTTTCTCCCCTTTTTAAGATCCTCATATGAAAATCCTTCACCGGTGTAAACTGAACGAAGAGTAACCAAGCCAAGCATAACCGTATTGAGGAAACTACAGGTTCCTGATTAGCAATCACCGTTGCGGTCAACGCCGGCTTCCGGACAAGGATCCTTACAGCTACTACGTCCACGACTTTCATTCAATCATTTCAAATTGAAATAGGTGAAGAGAAGTAGGGGTTTTGTCTTTTTCATCTAGCCTTTTGCGCTTTCTTGCGCAACAATGGCCGcttcaccaccaacaccagagcGGAGGACGAGCTCAGATAGTACTCTTGATGTTGAACGAGATGGAGCCTATGCAGCGGATAGACACTCCCAAGACCCTCCAGCCGCCGACCCAACTTCCGAAGGAGCGGAGACGACACCGGCCGGCAGTAACCCAGCTCCCGGGGCACCTGAGGCTGGTGACCCCGAGGCCGGACGGACCAAGTCGGAGACGATCTTGGTAGTTGGAGCTCTATGTCTTGCGCTCTTCCTTGCCGCTTTGGATACGACCATTATTACCACAGCTGTTCCTACTATTGCCAACGAGTTTCACTCAAGTCAGGGTTACATCTGGATAGGAAGTGCATATCTGTTGGGCAACGCCGCATTCGTGCCGACATGGGGCAAGATCTCGGATATCTTTGGTCGCAAGCCTGTGCTTCTTGCTGCGGCTGTCATTTTCTGGATTGGATCTCTGCTGTGTGCTGTCAGCAATGGCATGCCAATGCTCATCGCTTCGCGTGCCATTCAAGGCATTGGTGGAGGTGGTCTCATCGTTCTACCGAATATCGCCATTAGCGACCTTTTCTCTATGCGAAACCGTGGAATGTACTTTGGTATTTTGGGTATGGTTTGGGCTTTAGCATCTGCGGTTGGGCCTATTCTCGGTGGTGTATTCACGAGCCAGGTCACCTGGCGATGGTGTTTCTACATCAACCTTCCCATCTCAGCCGTTGCCATCGTTATCCTTGTCTTCGTCCTGAAGCTCCACAACCCACGAACACCAGTGAAAGAGGGTCTAATGGCGTTGGACTGGCCTGGCAGTGTTCTCATCATTGGCGGCACCATTATGTGGTTGCTCggacttgagcttggtggtgtttcTTTCCCCTGGGACTCTGCTACGACAATTTGTCTCCTCGTCTTTGGCATCTTCGTCGTTGGTCTCTTCCTCGTATACGAGTGGAAAGTCGCCAAATTTCCCGTCCTTCCCATTCGCCTCTTTCACACACAAAACAGCGTTGCATCTTATGGAGTCGGCTTCACTCATGCATTTGTCTTCATGTCAGGCAGTTACTGGCTTCCACTCTACTACCAGGGAGTCCTCGGAGCTTCTTCGTTGCTCTCTGGTGTTTATCTGCTTCCATATGTGCTCTCCCTGTCGTTTGTGTCGGCCGGGGCTGGAATCTACATCAAAAAGACAGGTAATTACAAGCTCGTTATCGTTTTGGGCTTGATAATTACCGTCATTGGCTTCGGTCTTTTTATCAACTTGGAACCGCGCGCGAACTGGGCAAAGATCATCATTTTCCAGATCATTGCCGGTATCGGTATTGGTCCTAACTTCCAGGCTCCCCTGATTGCACTTCAGACAAATGTTGAACCTCGAGACATTGGTTCTGCAACCTCATGCTTCTCCTTCATTCGTCAATTGGGCACATCGATCTCCGTTGTGGTAGGAGGTGTCAttttcaacaacaagatgGAGAGCCAGTACCCTAGACTAAAGGAAGAACTCGGTTCGGAACTCGCAGATCGACTCTCGGGTTCCAATGCCGCGGGCAGCGTCGAGCTCGTTGGCTCCCTGACGGGCCACGATGGTAGGGTCGCCAAGACAGCATACTGGAAGAGTCTGCAAACAATGTACATCGTCTATGCATGCTTCGCAGGCCTTTcgctcatcatcagcctGATGATCAAGCAAGTCAACCTCAGTAAGGAGCATAAGGAGCACAAGACAGGTCTCAAGTCACTGAAGCAACGCGATGCCGAAaaggaggaggttgatgcTGCAGAGGGTATCACGACAGGTAACAAAAAGACGACGGACAACTAAAAATGGCGTTTCATGCTGTTCTTGCGTATCAAGGATATTTCAACATACCCGCAGTCATGAACCGAAACTGTTTTTGGTACGTGAGCACTTATTATCGGATTTAAAACATACGAGCGTTTGTAGTTAGACTACTGTTAATGAATTCATTTTGAGAAATGTTGCCCCAAGTATGTATATGTGAATTGTATTGAGTTATTTAATGTTGCAAGGGTTTCAAATTATATCATTGAAGTGATCAGTCTATGATTTGAGGAATTGATAAGAACTGTTTCCATGGCGACTTGAGCCAGGCTTAGACTAATCCAAACGATTGTTAATTAGTAAAGGGGAATTTATGGAATCAAGTGTAGAATAACTTCTCCCCCTCTTCGACCGTCCTCCTCCATTCTTCATAATCAAATCCGAGATCTTCCAATGTCCTCAGTTCATGTCTCTTATCACCCGCTGCTCTGCTCGCCAGCTTGATTTTAGGTACTCTCTCCCTCACCCATCGCTTATCGAGTCCCCAGTAAGGCGGTCTCTTGCCCTCACCATCGTTCTCGAGGCCGAGATCAGGGACTTTGGTCGCGGCTTTGCTCAGTTCGTACAAACGGTTGATGTAGTCGACATCTTCGGGGAACGCCATGACATGGATTGCCTTGCcttctcctttcttttcGTGCTGCTCCCGCACCCATGCTTCCATGGCAGCTCCTGAAGGAGGGTTCAAGCGTCCAGACCAGATGCGGGCAACAATTGCACTCTGGGCTTCAGCAATAGGGAATGGGACAATTCGCTGCGGAACACTAAGAAATGACAAAGTAGGATCCGCGGTGTAGAGAATTTGCTCCCAGAGATGTGCTGCATGACCTCCACTGGGTACAACGACAGCTGGGTCAAGAGACTTTAGGAAGGGGTACGAGTAGTGGAAACCGGTGCAGAATATGACTGCATCAATGTCGTTCTCGATCTGGCCGTTGGCAAAGCGAACACCACGTTGAGATGGGAGAAACTCGGCAATCTCGGGAACGCCCGCGGCCCATGGCTCTTTGGCGGGTGGTATCACGGCGGGCTTCTCCTTTTCAGAGACAAAGATGGGCTGCTTTGCAACAGTAGATAGTTGTGCGCTCACGTCGACTCCAGAGGCAGAGTTTCCGACAACAATGACTTTCTGGGCAATCGTTAGTCAACGTTGTGTTGGGGCAACAACCATCTTACCTTATCCTTGAAGTCATTGGGGCGTCGATAGAATTTGGAATGTGATATAGCCCCTGGGTATGCCTTGTCAAATTCGACGAGCCCAGGAATATCGGGGATGAATGGATCATTATAGTGCCCACTGGCCACTACAACAGCGTCATACTCGTCTTTTATGACCTTGTTGGCTTTGAGATCAAGCATCTCAACCGTCCAGGGTTGAGAACGGCTTGGACCAGGTTTCTCAATATTCAACACCTGTGTCTGATATGAGATGTGAGGGTTGATTTCCT
This region includes:
- a CDS encoding hypothetical protein (EggNog:ENOG41) — protein: MALADKLDVRRIAIIGAGPSGLAAARYLLAEKKFSKIRVFEQRATPGGVWNYTPLAREQGFSVPRTQPSFTPDQALWPNDNGDVEFMSPIYDLLETNIPHSLMRYSDKEFPQGSSLFPRHSVVLQYLKEYAQEINPHISYQTQVLNIEKPGPSRSQPWTVEMLDLKANKVIKDEYDAVVVASGHYNDPFIPDIPGLVEFDKAYPGAISHSKFYRRPNDFKDKKVIVVGNSASGVDVSAQLSTVAKQPIFVSEKEKPAVIPPAKEPWAAGVPEIAEFLPSQRGVRFANGQIENDIDAVIFCTGFHYSYPFLKSLDPAVVVPSGGHAAHLWEQILYTADPTLSFLSVPQRIVPFPIAEAQSAIVARIWSGRLNPPSGAAMEAWVREQHEKKGEGKAIHVMAFPEDVDYINRLYELSKAATKVPDLGLENDGEGKRPPYWGLDKRWVRERVPKIKLASRAAGDKRHELRTLEDLGFDYEEWRRTVEEGEKLFYT
- a CDS encoding hypothetical protein (BUSCO:EOG092606WZ) encodes the protein MSRIDKLSISGVRSFSPSIREAIQFNTPLTLIVGYNGSGKTTIIECLKYATTGELPPNSKGGAFIHDPKLCGEKEVMAQVKLQFRSINDRQHVATRSLQLTVKKTTRSQKTLDCSLVVVNNGERTTTSTRQAQLDEMIPERLGVSPAILDAVIFCHQDESLWPLSEPAALKKRFDEIFEAMKYTKAIDNLKVLRKKQVEQLGKLQNDEAHNKVNKDRGDRAEKRMKALQAEIEGSRATCESISSEMEETQDKIRNIRETANSHLAIVQNLNTKREQLEYREEAVKELKATIDELPDEDGKLEGDLAHYEDRMQHLQDEADQNKAQYNDLQTELGKSRKELSAKLSEQGKHQSDKDKYERQLKIRMETIQEAAQSYGFSGFEGDLSDHHVKSFNDKLQKLLSEKKRDLERLQKENSTELDRATGVITELEGRKAARTQDRVSAKQRMGAIEKRTSVLQNESSQIDVDEGAKAVLDGQMQDLESRFQTAQKIFENADWDRQISDENDKLHQLENENDKLGRELVECTRLASERAQLDYRKKELADRKRKLDTLTSTWKPKLDKVIGSDWRPETLDSEFQALTKDQSKVVSEAQKRREQIRQKQQKVEFKLRTSKESHEKKSREAATCQQQVVNALLAVRDNATVEDYKEEIDATESQVEELRNELSLFDALVDYYTKCKRLLDTKRKCQLCDRHFDDNQAASMERLSKRIDKHLDPRGKLDTEKDLKDTAASLEKLRSVRGSYDTYERLTAELPSLREECKVAEAEFDALERQVEEQGSVLSAEEEKLKDLEDMSKTVLSIAQTVKDIAESENQVDRIMSQQMSGGITRSPDEIHELQAGLSDQMRNLKNRIAKLTADRQRTKDQLNSLELEKSELRNKISRAVGQLDKKQDLQNQIQALKEEASHQRDVIQRADEELETIEPSITEARSARDEVLRRGRAKEQVIADARDAVANSVNEMKMMDADIQDYIDHGGPSNLASNERSIATLEKTIASTEKEVTDLTVRTNKLKQDIDNGDRKKKNIKDNLNYRKNLRTIDVIRQEIAELEDRNADEDYERLQAEARMQENHYNRLLAERGSVMGSMKTKDEELGRLLQEWEMDYKDAKRKYRESHIRVETTKAAIEDLAQCSSAVDKAVMQFHSMKMAEVNRIAGELWQSTYQGTDIDTILIRSDNESNTGKRSYNYRLCMVKQDTEMDMRGRCSAGQKVLASIIIRLALAESFGVNCGLIALDEPTTNLDRDNIKSLAESLHMIIKARQAQSNFQLIVITHDEDFLRHMRCSDFCDSFFRVKRDERQNSVISRESITKIF